ACAGTTTGTTTAGCGAGACTATCAGCACTTGTAAAATCATTTACCTTGTCTTTTTTGACAATCACTGCATTTTCAGAGGTATAGTAGCTATCAGAAAAATCATAGACTTTTTTACGCTCGTCTGTTACCGAGATCCCTGCAATGGCAATGTCTGCTTTACCACTTTGCACACTAGCAAGGACATTGTCAAAAGACATAACAGAAAATTCAACTTTCACACCAAGTTTTTTCCCGATAGCTTTAGCCAACTCGATGTCTGCTCCAACTAAGGTATCCTTGCCATTGACCAACGATTTGAATTCAAATGGTGCAAATTCAGACTCTGTCGCTACGACAATTTTCTTATTTTCCTTAATCGTTTTTGTGCTCACTCCTTGACTCCCCCTACAAGCAACAAGAAAACACGTGGCAACTAGGGCTGTAAGCATAAACCAAAATTTCTTCATATTGTGACTCCTGATTTGCTAGAACTCTTAAGTGAAAGAGCGTAGGCATCTTGAACATAGCTGTCAATTTTACCTTCTTTTTTGAGTTTAGCGATAATCTTATTAACCTTGGTTTTAAGATCATCACTGCCCTTAGGCATCGCTACAGCGTAAGCATCGTTTGAATCTGATTTTAGAGCAATATCTGACATAGTTAAATCACTATTTTGGTCCACATAACCTTTCGCGATAGCCTTTTCTAGCACCACTCCTTCGACTTGACCTGATTTCAACTCATTGATAGCTTCACCAGGTTGCGCCAAGGAAACCACATTGGCATCCGACAAATTAGCTTTGGCAATATTTTCTTGAATTGAGCCTTTTTGAACAGCTATAGATTTCTTAGAAAAGTCGCTGATTTGTTTGTAGGTTTCTGTGGCATCTTTTTTGACAAGAAGAACCGTTTCAGAATCATAGTAAGTATCTGAAAAGTCGAAAATTTTCTGACGTTCTTTAGTAGCTGATATACCAGAAATGGCAATATCAGCTTTACCAGATTGAACGCTGGCTAGGACATTGTCAAAAGACATTTCAGAGAATTTGACTTTCACACCTAGTTCATCACCAATAGCCTTGGCAATTTCGATATCTGCCCCAGCAATAGTATCCTTACCATCTTGGATTGTTTTAAATTCAAAAGGGGCAAAGTGGGGATTAAGAGCGACAGTCAAAGTCCCCTTATTTTTTACTTTATCTAATGTGTTAGTCGATGAAGAACAAGCCGCTAAAGATGTAAAAGCAAAGACACCTGCAAGGCCCAATAAAAGTTTTTTCCATGGTTTCATAATCAATCTCTTTTCTATATTTATTAACTATGTAAGTATAATAATGTATTATTATACTTTTGTCAACGCAAAAATAGACTTTTATTGATTTGTTTTTATTTTTATTAATTTCAGAATCGTTATAAATGCCGAAAATCGTTTGTTTTAAAGTCTTCTATCTAATTTTAAAGACTAAAAAAACTATTCATTCATTTGAATAAATAGTTCATTTTTCACCAAAATTCTCTTAAGAAGTCATTTTCAAGGCGCTCACGATAGAAGAGTTCTGAAAGATTATCCTCTTCAAACACACGAAGGAGATTAAGCATGTCATAGGCTAAATCCATATGAACTACCTCCTCTCGAGCAACCCACCGGACTTCTCCCTCTTCCGTTGAACGAAGATCCCCTTCAAAATC
This region of Streptococcus thermophilus genomic DNA includes:
- a CDS encoding transporter substrate-binding domain-containing protein, translating into MKKFWFMLTALVATCFLVACRGSQGVSTKTIKENKKIVVATESEFAPFEFKSLVNGKDTLVGADIELAKAIGKKLGVKVEFSVMSFDNVLASVQSGKADIAIAGISVTDERKKVYDFSDSYYTSENAVIVKKDKVNDFTSADSLAKQTVGTQKGSVQETVAKKQFSKASVVSLASNGEMINELKSGQIQAVVLEKAIAEGYIAQNDDDLTLSSFNLKSDGSDAYAVAIRKGSDDLLKEINAVIKETNESGKFDQWLKEASSYKQSK
- a CDS encoding transporter substrate-binding domain-containing protein translates to MKPWKKLLLGLAGVFAFTSLAACSSSTNTLDKVKNKGTLTVALNPHFAPFEFKTIQDGKDTIAGADIEIAKAIGDELGVKVKFSEMSFDNVLASVQSGKADIAISGISATKERQKIFDFSDTYYDSETVLLVKKDATETYKQISDFSKKSIAVQKGSIQENIAKANLSDANVVSLAQPGEAINELKSGQVEGVVLEKAIAKGYVDQNSDLTMSDIALKSDSNDAYAVAMPKGSDDLKTKVNKIIAKLKKEGKIDSYVQDAYALSLKSSSKSGVTI